A genomic segment from Sciurus carolinensis chromosome 1, mSciCar1.2, whole genome shotgun sequence encodes:
- the Ythdf3 gene encoding YTH domain-containing family protein 3 isoform X2 → MSATSVDQRPKGQGNKVSVQNGSIHQKDAVNDDDFEPYLSSQTNQSNSYPPMSDPYMPSYYAPSIGFPYSLGEAAWSTAGDQPMPYLTTYGQMSNGEHHYIPDGVFSQPGALGNTPPFLGQHGFNFFPGNADFSTWGTSGSQGQSTQSSAYSSSYGYPPSSLGRAITDGQAGFGNDTLSKVPGISSIEQGMTGLKIGGDLTAAVTKTVGTALSSSGMTSIATNSVPPVSSAAPKPTSWAAIARKPAKPQPKLKPKGNVGIGGSAVPPPPIKHNMNIGTWDEKGSVVKAPPTQPVLPPQTIIQQPQPLIQPPPLVQSQLPQQQPQPPQPQQQQGPQPQAQPHQVQPQPPQLQNRWVAPRNRGAGFSQNNGVGSENFGLGVVPVSASPSSIEVHPVLEKLKAINNYNPKDFDWNLKNGRVFIIKSYSEDDIHRSIKYSIWCSTEHGNKRLDAAYRSLNGKGPLYLLFSVNGSGHFCGVAEMKSVVDYNAYAGVWSQDKWKGKFEVKWIFVKDVPNNQLRHIRLENNDNKPVTNSRDTQEVPLEKAKQVLKIIATFKHTTSIFDDFAHYEKRQEEEEAMRRERNRNKQ, encoded by the exons ATGTCAGCCACTAGCGTGGATCAG AGACCTAAAGGGCAAGGCAATAAAG TTTCAGTACAAAACGGTTCGATTCATCAAAAAGATGCTGTAAATGATGATGATTTTGAGCCATACTTAAGTAGCCAGACAAATCAG AGTAACAGCTATCCACCAATGTCAGATCCATATATGCCTAGTTACTATGCTCCATCCATTGGATTTCCATATTCTCTTGGGGAAGCAGCATGGTCCACGGCTGGAGACCAGCCTATGCCATATCTGACAACCTATGGACAAATGAGTAATGGAGAACATCATTATATACCAGATGGTGTTTTTAGTCAACCTGGGGCATTAGGAAATACCCCTCCATTTCTTGGTCAACATGGATTTAACTTTTTTCCTGGTAATGCTGATTTCTCTACATGGGGGACAAGTGGATCTCAGGGACAATCAACACAAAGTTCTGCTTATAGCAGCAGTTATGGCTATCCACCTAGTTCTCTTGGGAGAGCTATTACTGATGGACAGGCTGGATTTGGCAATGATACTTTGAGTAAGGTGCCTGGCATTAGCAGTATTGAGCAGGGCATGACTGGACTGAAAATTGGTGGTGACCTGACAGCTGCAGTGACAAAAACTGTAGGTACAGCCTTGAGCAGCAGTGGTATGACTAGCATTGCAACCAATAGTGTACCCCCAGTTAGCAGTGCAGCACCTAAACCAACCTCCTGGGCTGCCATTGCTAGGAAGCCTGCCAAACCTCAACCGAAACTTAAACCCAAGGGCAATGTGGGAATTGGGGGTTCCGCTGTACCTCCTCCTCCTATAAAACACAACATGAATATTGGAACTTGGGATGAAAAGGGGTCAGTGGTAAAGGCTCCGCCAACCCAACCAGTTCTGCCTCCTCAAACTATAATCCAGCAGCCTCAGCCATTAATTCAACCGCCACCATTGGTGCAAAGCCAACTGCCTCAGCAGCAGCCTCAGCCACCACAACCACAGCAGCAACAAGGACCTCAGCCACAGGCCCAGCCACACCAAGTGCAGCCTCAGCCACCGCAGCTGCAGAATCGCTGGGTAGCTCCTCGGAATAGGGGAGCGGGCTTCAGCCAGAACAATGGAGTGGGCAGTGAAAACTTTGGTTTAGGTGTTGTACCTGTCAGCGCTTCACCTTCTAGCATAGAAGTGCATCCAGTACTGGAAAAGCTAAAGGCCATAAACAACTATAATCCCAAAGACTTTGATTGGAACCTGAAGAATGGACGTGTGTTTATAATTAAAAGCTACTCTGAGGATGACATACATCGTTCCATTAAGTACTCTATCTGGTGTAGTACTGAGCATGGTAATAAGCGTTTGGATGCAGCCTACCGTTCCCTGAATGGGAAAGGCCCACTCTATTTACTCTTTAGTGTGAATGGCAGTGGACATTTTTGTGGAGTGGCTGAAATGAAGTCTGTTGTGGACTATAATGCATATGCTGGTGTCTGGTCTCAGGATAAATGGAAGGGCAAATTTGAAGTTAAATGGATCTTTGTGAAAGATGTTCCCAATAACCAATTACGGCACATTCGCttagaaaacaatgacaacaaaccAGTAACCAATTCAAGGGACACTCAAGAGGTACCCCTAGAAAAAGCTAAGCAAGTGCTTAAAATAATTGCTACTTTCAAGCATACCACCTCAATCTTTGATGACTTTGCACATTATGAAAAGcgtcaagaagaggaggaagccATGCGTAGG
- the Ythdf3 gene encoding YTH domain-containing family protein 3 isoform X3, whose protein sequence is MSDPYMPSYYAPSIGFPYSLGEAAWSTAGDQPMPYLTTYGQMSNGEHHYIPDGVFSQPGALGNTPPFLGQHGFNFFPGNADFSTWGTSGSQGQSTQSSAYSSSYGYPPSSLGRAITDGQAGFGNDTLSKVPGISSIEQGMTGLKIGGDLTAAVTKTVGTALSSSGMTSIATNSVPPVSSAAPKPTSWAAIARKPAKPQPKLKPKGNVGIGGSAVPPPPIKHNMNIGTWDEKGSVVKAPPTQPVLPPQTIIQQPQPLIQPPPLVQSQLPQQQPQPPQPQQQQGPQPQAQPHQVQPQPPQLQNRWVAPRNRGAGFSQNNGVGSENFGLGVVPVSASPSSIEVHPVLEKLKAINNYNPKDFDWNLKNGRVFIIKSYSEDDIHRSIKYSIWCSTEHGNKRLDAAYRSLNGKGPLYLLFSVNGSGHFCGVAEMKSVVDYNAYAGVWSQDKWKGKFEVKWIFVKDVPNNQLRHIRLENNDNKPVTNSRDTQEVPLEKAKQVLKIIATFKHTTSIFDDFAHYEKRQEEEEAMRRERNRNKQ, encoded by the coding sequence ATGTCAGATCCATATATGCCTAGTTACTATGCTCCATCCATTGGATTTCCATATTCTCTTGGGGAAGCAGCATGGTCCACGGCTGGAGACCAGCCTATGCCATATCTGACAACCTATGGACAAATGAGTAATGGAGAACATCATTATATACCAGATGGTGTTTTTAGTCAACCTGGGGCATTAGGAAATACCCCTCCATTTCTTGGTCAACATGGATTTAACTTTTTTCCTGGTAATGCTGATTTCTCTACATGGGGGACAAGTGGATCTCAGGGACAATCAACACAAAGTTCTGCTTATAGCAGCAGTTATGGCTATCCACCTAGTTCTCTTGGGAGAGCTATTACTGATGGACAGGCTGGATTTGGCAATGATACTTTGAGTAAGGTGCCTGGCATTAGCAGTATTGAGCAGGGCATGACTGGACTGAAAATTGGTGGTGACCTGACAGCTGCAGTGACAAAAACTGTAGGTACAGCCTTGAGCAGCAGTGGTATGACTAGCATTGCAACCAATAGTGTACCCCCAGTTAGCAGTGCAGCACCTAAACCAACCTCCTGGGCTGCCATTGCTAGGAAGCCTGCCAAACCTCAACCGAAACTTAAACCCAAGGGCAATGTGGGAATTGGGGGTTCCGCTGTACCTCCTCCTCCTATAAAACACAACATGAATATTGGAACTTGGGATGAAAAGGGGTCAGTGGTAAAGGCTCCGCCAACCCAACCAGTTCTGCCTCCTCAAACTATAATCCAGCAGCCTCAGCCATTAATTCAACCGCCACCATTGGTGCAAAGCCAACTGCCTCAGCAGCAGCCTCAGCCACCACAACCACAGCAGCAACAAGGACCTCAGCCACAGGCCCAGCCACACCAAGTGCAGCCTCAGCCACCGCAGCTGCAGAATCGCTGGGTAGCTCCTCGGAATAGGGGAGCGGGCTTCAGCCAGAACAATGGAGTGGGCAGTGAAAACTTTGGTTTAGGTGTTGTACCTGTCAGCGCTTCACCTTCTAGCATAGAAGTGCATCCAGTACTGGAAAAGCTAAAGGCCATAAACAACTATAATCCCAAAGACTTTGATTGGAACCTGAAGAATGGACGTGTGTTTATAATTAAAAGCTACTCTGAGGATGACATACATCGTTCCATTAAGTACTCTATCTGGTGTAGTACTGAGCATGGTAATAAGCGTTTGGATGCAGCCTACCGTTCCCTGAATGGGAAAGGCCCACTCTATTTACTCTTTAGTGTGAATGGCAGTGGACATTTTTGTGGAGTGGCTGAAATGAAGTCTGTTGTGGACTATAATGCATATGCTGGTGTCTGGTCTCAGGATAAATGGAAGGGCAAATTTGAAGTTAAATGGATCTTTGTGAAAGATGTTCCCAATAACCAATTACGGCACATTCGCttagaaaacaatgacaacaaaccAGTAACCAATTCAAGGGACACTCAAGAGGTACCCCTAGAAAAAGCTAAGCAAGTGCTTAAAATAATTGCTACTTTCAAGCATACCACCTCAATCTTTGATGACTTTGCACATTATGAAAAGcgtcaagaagaggaggaagccATGCGTAGG
- the Ythdf3 gene encoding YTH domain-containing family protein 3 isoform X1: protein MFYLDLTLLHRAEETGEESFSVQNGSIHQKDAVNDDDFEPYLSSQTNQSNSYPPMSDPYMPSYYAPSIGFPYSLGEAAWSTAGDQPMPYLTTYGQMSNGEHHYIPDGVFSQPGALGNTPPFLGQHGFNFFPGNADFSTWGTSGSQGQSTQSSAYSSSYGYPPSSLGRAITDGQAGFGNDTLSKVPGISSIEQGMTGLKIGGDLTAAVTKTVGTALSSSGMTSIATNSVPPVSSAAPKPTSWAAIARKPAKPQPKLKPKGNVGIGGSAVPPPPIKHNMNIGTWDEKGSVVKAPPTQPVLPPQTIIQQPQPLIQPPPLVQSQLPQQQPQPPQPQQQQGPQPQAQPHQVQPQPPQLQNRWVAPRNRGAGFSQNNGVGSENFGLGVVPVSASPSSIEVHPVLEKLKAINNYNPKDFDWNLKNGRVFIIKSYSEDDIHRSIKYSIWCSTEHGNKRLDAAYRSLNGKGPLYLLFSVNGSGHFCGVAEMKSVVDYNAYAGVWSQDKWKGKFEVKWIFVKDVPNNQLRHIRLENNDNKPVTNSRDTQEVPLEKAKQVLKIIATFKHTTSIFDDFAHYEKRQEEEEAMRRERNRNKQ from the exons ATGTTCTATCTTGATTTGACTCTGCTTCATAGAGCAGAGGAAACAGGCGAAGAATCAT TTTCAGTACAAAACGGTTCGATTCATCAAAAAGATGCTGTAAATGATGATGATTTTGAGCCATACTTAAGTAGCCAGACAAATCAG AGTAACAGCTATCCACCAATGTCAGATCCATATATGCCTAGTTACTATGCTCCATCCATTGGATTTCCATATTCTCTTGGGGAAGCAGCATGGTCCACGGCTGGAGACCAGCCTATGCCATATCTGACAACCTATGGACAAATGAGTAATGGAGAACATCATTATATACCAGATGGTGTTTTTAGTCAACCTGGGGCATTAGGAAATACCCCTCCATTTCTTGGTCAACATGGATTTAACTTTTTTCCTGGTAATGCTGATTTCTCTACATGGGGGACAAGTGGATCTCAGGGACAATCAACACAAAGTTCTGCTTATAGCAGCAGTTATGGCTATCCACCTAGTTCTCTTGGGAGAGCTATTACTGATGGACAGGCTGGATTTGGCAATGATACTTTGAGTAAGGTGCCTGGCATTAGCAGTATTGAGCAGGGCATGACTGGACTGAAAATTGGTGGTGACCTGACAGCTGCAGTGACAAAAACTGTAGGTACAGCCTTGAGCAGCAGTGGTATGACTAGCATTGCAACCAATAGTGTACCCCCAGTTAGCAGTGCAGCACCTAAACCAACCTCCTGGGCTGCCATTGCTAGGAAGCCTGCCAAACCTCAACCGAAACTTAAACCCAAGGGCAATGTGGGAATTGGGGGTTCCGCTGTACCTCCTCCTCCTATAAAACACAACATGAATATTGGAACTTGGGATGAAAAGGGGTCAGTGGTAAAGGCTCCGCCAACCCAACCAGTTCTGCCTCCTCAAACTATAATCCAGCAGCCTCAGCCATTAATTCAACCGCCACCATTGGTGCAAAGCCAACTGCCTCAGCAGCAGCCTCAGCCACCACAACCACAGCAGCAACAAGGACCTCAGCCACAGGCCCAGCCACACCAAGTGCAGCCTCAGCCACCGCAGCTGCAGAATCGCTGGGTAGCTCCTCGGAATAGGGGAGCGGGCTTCAGCCAGAACAATGGAGTGGGCAGTGAAAACTTTGGTTTAGGTGTTGTACCTGTCAGCGCTTCACCTTCTAGCATAGAAGTGCATCCAGTACTGGAAAAGCTAAAGGCCATAAACAACTATAATCCCAAAGACTTTGATTGGAACCTGAAGAATGGACGTGTGTTTATAATTAAAAGCTACTCTGAGGATGACATACATCGTTCCATTAAGTACTCTATCTGGTGTAGTACTGAGCATGGTAATAAGCGTTTGGATGCAGCCTACCGTTCCCTGAATGGGAAAGGCCCACTCTATTTACTCTTTAGTGTGAATGGCAGTGGACATTTTTGTGGAGTGGCTGAAATGAAGTCTGTTGTGGACTATAATGCATATGCTGGTGTCTGGTCTCAGGATAAATGGAAGGGCAAATTTGAAGTTAAATGGATCTTTGTGAAAGATGTTCCCAATAACCAATTACGGCACATTCGCttagaaaacaatgacaacaaaccAGTAACCAATTCAAGGGACACTCAAGAGGTACCCCTAGAAAAAGCTAAGCAAGTGCTTAAAATAATTGCTACTTTCAAGCATACCACCTCAATCTTTGATGACTTTGCACATTATGAAAAGcgtcaagaagaggaggaagccATGCGTAGG